In Rathayibacter sp. VKM Ac-2762, one DNA window encodes the following:
- a CDS encoding aldo/keto reductase: MKHVPLGTSGVDSPNVVLGLMRIPEMSDEAIRGLVGAARDSGIDFFDHADVYGGELHRCEERFAEAMALTPSEREQVVLQTKAGIVPDGPYFDFSYEHLIASVEGSLKALRTDYVDVLLLHRPDALVEPDEVARAFDELHASGKVKHFGVSNQTPYQIELLKKSLNQPIVANQLQLSITHAPLIAQGVASNMVGEDQSVMRDAGILDYCRLNDITVQAWSPFQAGFFTGVFLDNPAYPELNAVIDRLAATYEVPAIAVATAWITRHPAGMQVVLGTTNEQRVRDAALGSDLPLTRPEWYELFRAAGYLVP, translated from the coding sequence GTGAAGCACGTCCCCCTCGGCACCTCCGGTGTCGACTCCCCGAACGTCGTCCTCGGCCTCATGCGCATCCCCGAGATGAGCGACGAGGCGATCCGCGGCCTCGTCGGCGCCGCCCGCGACTCCGGCATCGACTTCTTCGACCACGCCGACGTGTACGGCGGCGAGCTGCACCGCTGCGAGGAGCGCTTCGCCGAGGCGATGGCGCTCACCCCGTCGGAGCGTGAGCAGGTCGTCCTGCAGACCAAGGCGGGCATCGTCCCGGACGGCCCCTACTTCGACTTCTCGTACGAGCACCTCATCGCCTCGGTCGAGGGCTCGCTGAAGGCGCTGCGCACCGACTACGTCGACGTGCTGCTCCTGCACCGGCCCGACGCGCTCGTCGAGCCCGACGAGGTGGCCCGCGCGTTCGACGAGCTGCACGCGTCCGGCAAGGTGAAGCACTTCGGCGTCTCGAACCAGACGCCGTACCAGATCGAGCTGCTGAAGAAGTCGCTGAACCAGCCGATCGTGGCGAACCAGCTGCAGCTCTCGATCACTCATGCGCCGCTGATCGCGCAGGGTGTCGCCTCCAACATGGTCGGCGAGGACCAGTCCGTCATGCGCGACGCCGGCATCCTCGACTACTGCCGCCTGAACGACATCACCGTCCAGGCCTGGTCGCCCTTCCAGGCGGGGTTCTTCACCGGCGTCTTCCTCGACAACCCGGCCTACCCCGAGCTGAACGCCGTCATCGACCGGCTCGCAGCGACCTACGAGGTCCCGGCGATCGCCGTGGCCACCGCCTGGATCACCCGCCACCCGGCGGGCATGCAGGTCGTGCTCGGCACGACCAACGAGCAGCGCGTGCGCGATGCGGCCCTCGGCTCCGATCTGCCGCTCACGCGGCCGGAGTGGTACGAGCTGTTCCGCGCGGCGGGCTACCTCGTCCCCTAG